CGTGCTCACCCCTGGCGTCTACAACTCCGCCTACTTCGAGCACTCGCTGCTGGCTCGCCAGATGGGCGTGGAACTGGTCGAGGGCCGCGATCTGTTCTGCCGTGACAACGCCGTCTACATGCGCACCACCGCCGGTGAACGCCAGGTCGACGTCATCTACCGCCGTATCGACGACGCGTTCCTCGACCCGCTGCACTTCCGCCCCGACTCGGTGCTCGGGGTGGCCGGACTGCTCAACGCCGCCCGGGCCGGCAACGTGGTCATCTCGTCGGCGGTCGGCAACGGGGTCGGCGACGACAAACTCGTCTACACCTACGTGCCGACGATCATCGAGTACTACCTGGGCGAGAAGCCGCTGCTGGCCAACGTCGACACCTACCGGTGCTGGCTCGACGACGAACGCGAGGAGGTGTTCGACCGGATCCGCGAGCTGGTCGTCAAACCCGTCGAGGGCTCCGGCGGCTACGGCATCGTGTTCGGGCCCGAGGCCGGCGACAAGGAACTCAACGCCGTCATCCGCAAGATCCGCAACGACCCCCGTGGCTGGATCGCTCAGCCCGTCGTGCAGTTGTCGACAGTGCCCACCAAGGTCGGCGACAAGCTGGTGCCGCGGCACGTCGACCTGCGGCCGTTCGCGGTCAACGACGGCAACGAGATCTGGGTGCTGCCCGGCGGGCTGACCCGCGTCGCGCTGCCGGAGGGATCGCTGGTGGTCAACTCCAGCCAGGGCGGCGGGTCGAAGGACACCTGGGTGCTGGCGGCACGCACCTCGGGCGCCGATCGGGAACTGGCCGGCGGCGAGGTGGTGCGCTCGCTGCCCAACGGGGCGCCGGCCGGCCCGAGCATCCAGGCGCTGGAGCTGTCCACCTCCCAGCAACAGCAACAGCAGCAGTAGGGGGTGAGTGAGTGATGCTGGCACGCAACGCCGAAGCCCTGTACTGGATCGGCCGCTACGTCGAGCGCGCCGACGACACCGCCCGCATCCTCGACGTGACGGTGCATCAGCTGCTCGAGGACTCCAGCGTCGACCCCGATCTGGCCTCCCGCACCCTGTTGCGGGTGCTGGGCATCGCCCCGCCGCCCGGCCCGCTGGACGTGTGGTCACTGACCGACGTGGTGGCGTTCGGCCGCAACACCACCGGCGGCTGCTCGATCGTCGAGGCCATCTCGGCGGCGCGGGAGAACGCCCGGGGTGCCCGCGAGGTCACCTCCACCGAGATCTGGGAGTGCCTGAACTCCACCTACAACGCGCTGCCCGAACGCGAACGCGCCGCGCGGCGATTCGGGCCGCACGAGTTCCTGTCGTTCGTCGAGACCCGGGCCGCGATGTTCGCCGGGCTGGCCGACTCCACGCTGTCGCGCGACGACGGGTACCGGTTCATGGTGCTGGGGCGCGCGATCGAACGGGTGGACATGATGGTGCGGCTGCTGCTGTCGCGGGTCGGCGACAGCGCGTCGTCGCCGGCATGGGTGACGGTGCTGCGCTCGGCCGGTGCCCACGACACCTACCTGCGCACCTACCGGGGGGTGCTCGACGCCGCCCGGGTCGTCGAGTTCATGATGCTGGACCGGCTCTTCCCGCGGTCCATCTTCTTCTCGCTGCGGCTGGCCGAGCACAACCTCGACGAGCTGCTCAACCGCCCGCACGACCGGCTCGGCGTGACCGCGGAGGCGCGGCGACTGTTGGGCCGGGCCCGCAGCGAACTCGAGTTCCTCAAACCGGGAGAGCTGTTGGACTCGCTCGAGGACCGGCTGGCCAAGCTGCAGAAGACCTGCTACGAGGTCGGAGAAGCGTTGGCACTGCAGTATTTCCACGCTGCGCCGTGGGTGGCGTGGCACGACGCCGGCCGCGCCGCCGGTCGCGCCGAGGCGCTGGTGATCGAAGAGGGGGAGATCTAGATGTGGCGACTGCGGGTGGTGCACTCCACCGGCTATGCCTACAAGTCACCGGTGACGGCGTCGTTCAACGAGGCCCGGCTGACACCGCGATCGGACTCCCGGCAGAACGTCATCCTCAACCGTGTCGAGACCGTCCCGGCCACCCGCACCTACCGCTACACCGACTACTGGGGCACCGCGGTCACCGCCTTCGACCTGCACGCCCCGCACACCGAGCTGGAGGTGACCTCGTCGTCGGTGGTCGAGACCGAGCCCGCCCAACCCCCGGAGAATGAGGTGGACTGGGCCGACCTGCGGTCCGAGCCGGTGATCGACCGGTTCGACGAGGTGCTCACCCCGACGCGCTACACGCCGGACAGCAGACACATCCGCCGGGTCGGCCAGCGGATCGCCAAGGACCACAAGCCGCACGAGGCCGTCATCGCCGCGGCGCACTGGGTGCGCGGCGAACTGGCGTACGTGCCGGGCACCACCGGCGTGCACTCATCGGGTCTGGACGCACTGCGCGAAGGTAAGGGGGTGTGTCAGGATTTCGCTCATCTGACGCTGATCCTGTTGCGCAGTATGGGAATTCCTGCCCGGTACGTGTCGGGCTATCTGCACCCGAAACGCGACGCGGTGATCGGGGACACCATCGACGGGCAGAGCCACGCCTGGATTCAGGCCTGGACCGGCGGCTGGTGGCACTACGACCCCACCAACGATTCGGAGATCACCGAACAGTACGTCAGCGTCGGGGTGGGCCGCGACTACGCCGACGTCGCGCCGTTGAAGGGGATCTACCGGGGCGAAGGCTCCACCGATCTCGACGTCGTCGTGGAGATCACCCGGCTGGCTTAGCGCGGCGGCGTCCGAGGGTGCGGTAGCCCGGGTGCACACTGGGGGTCAGGCCTTGGTGCTCGGCCACTTTCGTCAACAGTTCGCGCAGCGTCTGGCGCTCCCGGGCATCCAGCCCCGCTGTCATCATCCGGTCGTGGCGGCGGGCCAACTCGCCGATCCGGTTGGTGATCCTGCGCCCGGCCGGCGTCAGATGCAGGGCGTGCAGCCGGCGGTCGTCCGGGTTGCGCCGGCGTTCGACATAGCCGCGGTCCTCCAACTCGTCGACGAAGGCGACGAGCCGGCTCGGCTGCAGGCCCAATTGTTCGGCG
The window above is part of the Mycolicibacterium hassiacum DSM 44199 genome. Proteins encoded here:
- a CDS encoding transglutaminase family protein; this encodes MWRLRVVHSTGYAYKSPVTASFNEARLTPRSDSRQNVILNRVETVPATRTYRYTDYWGTAVTAFDLHAPHTELEVTSSSVVETEPAQPPENEVDWADLRSEPVIDRFDEVLTPTRYTPDSRHIRRVGQRIAKDHKPHEAVIAAAHWVRGELAYVPGTTGVHSSGLDALREGKGVCQDFAHLTLILLRSMGIPARYVSGYLHPKRDAVIGDTIDGQSHAWIQAWTGGWWHYDPTNDSEITEQYVSVGVGRDYADVAPLKGIYRGEGSTDLDVVVEITRLA
- a CDS encoding circularly permuted type 2 ATP-grasp protein, with protein sequence MFDGYDRVGSYAQAYDEMFDAQGNVRAPYKGIHAELAPSDASELQARADALNRAFIDQGITFSLSGQERPLPLDLVPRVISAAEWSRLEKGIKQRVQALEMYLEDIYGEQEILRDGVIPRRLVTSCEHFHREAAGITPPNGVRIHVAGIDLIRDEQGNFRVLEDNLRSPSGVSYVMENRRTMARVFPNLFATHRVRAVGDYASHLLRALRNAAASNVADPTVVVLTPGVYNSAYFEHSLLARQMGVELVEGRDLFCRDNAVYMRTTAGERQVDVIYRRIDDAFLDPLHFRPDSVLGVAGLLNAARAGNVVISSAVGNGVGDDKLVYTYVPTIIEYYLGEKPLLANVDTYRCWLDDEREEVFDRIRELVVKPVEGSGGYGIVFGPEAGDKELNAVIRKIRNDPRGWIAQPVVQLSTVPTKVGDKLVPRHVDLRPFAVNDGNEIWVLPGGLTRVALPEGSLVVNSSQGGGSKDTWVLAARTSGADRELAGGEVVRSLPNGAPAGPSIQALELSTSQQQQQQQ
- a CDS encoding MarR family winged helix-turn-helix transcriptional regulator produces the protein MSANPPDGDNVAFLLSQLGHCSATVFADLIASLDLTPAHAGILRAIAAEPGRSQQALAEQLGLQPSRLVAFVDELEDRGYVERRRNPDDRRLHALHLTPAGRRITNRIGELARRHDRMMTAGLDARERQTLRELLTKVAEHQGLTPSVHPGYRTLGRRRAKPAG
- a CDS encoding alpha-E domain-containing protein → MLARNAEALYWIGRYVERADDTARILDVTVHQLLEDSSVDPDLASRTLLRVLGIAPPPGPLDVWSLTDVVAFGRNTTGGCSIVEAISAARENARGAREVTSTEIWECLNSTYNALPERERAARRFGPHEFLSFVETRAAMFAGLADSTLSRDDGYRFMVLGRAIERVDMMVRLLLSRVGDSASSPAWVTVLRSAGAHDTYLRTYRGVLDAARVVEFMMLDRLFPRSIFFSLRLAEHNLDELLNRPHDRLGVTAEARRLLGRARSELEFLKPGELLDSLEDRLAKLQKTCYEVGEALALQYFHAAPWVAWHDAGRAAGRAEALVIEEGEI